In the genome of Longimicrobiaceae bacterium, one region contains:
- a CDS encoding M1 family aminopeptidase, with the protein MMLGEVFRFEVGYRRRQASTWVFGGILAGLPFLMMHAINGADRYMNAPEMVAFASIVVGLLGVLVTAALVGDAATRDVQTGMHSLFYTAPISRADYLGGRFLGALVVNAVLIVGIPAGLLLASQMPYMEPGKFGPVLPAAYVQAYLLFGLPNLVLSAAILFSVAALTRSTLATYLAAVGLLIGYFVAVEFEPSNPHVAALADPFGGNALNNLTRYWTTVERNARLVGFPEILLWNRLVWLGVAAGVLGLLHLRFRFAHPGGGGGRKEVPRDAADRADAGIVRDAPVVVPSARREFGLRTQLRQTLAIAGYSLRQIVGSRSFVVILAGALFIVFTFGWDVGAEVFGTSSWPVTHLIAGTVLSGPISTIIAVLIAVFAGELVWRERDVGMSDIADGAPVPDWVSLAGRFLALAGMLVLLQAVLMAAGVTLQALQGYTRFELGLYVRILFGLMLANYLIFAALAMAVHVVVDHKYAGHLIVVLFYVFTMFADRFGIRHNLLVYGSDPGWVYSDMNGFGPFVAPFVWFKLYWAGWALLLALVAKLFWLRGREAGARRRIGLARARFTGTAVGAAAFAAMLILTLGGFIFYNTNVLNDYRTPFESAALRAEYERRYKRFEDAPQPIVTAAELRVEIRPGEGAVDLRGTYHLLNRTAAPIDSVHVIVHPEIRTRSLAFDRPAERVLLDAELHYRIYVLERALQPGDSLRLTFDLAFSPRGFPNTGIPTAVVGNGAYFDRRWLPGIGYQRGLELSGERERREHGLPPHPPVASADDEDARRTRYELRDADLVSVDAVVGTDADQVAITPGALVREWREDGRRYFHYRTEAPLPFAAPFLSARYEVLEDCWRDVVLQVFYHPGHDFNLDRMVRSMKASLSYFTEHFGPYQFGRLRIVEFPRYASFARAHPHTIAFSEGSAFLTRVDSGNVDRTFFVTAHETAHQWWGGQVMGARVRGASLLTETLAQYSAMMVMEKTYGPEQVRRFYDYEMDRYLRGRSVFSNREVPLLEVEGQSYLYYHKGAVAMYTLRERLGEERVNTALRRFLEKHRGGLPPYPTSLDLYAELRAVTPDTLHPLLRDLFEEITLWNVRAERARVQPAGTGEYRVTLAVEARKVRADSIGNETEVPMDDLVEVGVFAPAGTGEGRGEPLYLRRHRIRSGRQTITVTVPRRPAWAGIDPDGKLIQRETDDNLVAVEPPPR; encoded by the coding sequence ATGATGCTCGGGGAGGTGTTCCGCTTCGAGGTCGGATACCGGCGGCGCCAGGCGTCCACGTGGGTGTTCGGCGGCATCCTCGCCGGCCTTCCCTTCCTGATGATGCACGCCATCAACGGGGCGGACCGGTACATGAACGCACCGGAGATGGTGGCGTTCGCGTCCATCGTCGTGGGGCTCCTGGGAGTCCTGGTCACCGCCGCACTCGTCGGCGACGCGGCCACGCGGGACGTCCAGACCGGGATGCACTCGCTCTTCTACACCGCCCCGATCAGCAGGGCGGACTACCTGGGGGGGCGCTTCCTGGGCGCCCTGGTGGTCAACGCGGTCCTCATCGTCGGCATCCCGGCCGGGCTCCTGCTCGCCTCGCAGATGCCGTACATGGAGCCGGGGAAGTTCGGCCCCGTGCTCCCCGCCGCGTACGTCCAGGCGTACCTGCTCTTCGGCCTCCCCAACCTGGTCCTCTCCGCCGCGATCCTCTTCTCCGTCGCGGCCCTGACGCGGTCCACGCTGGCGACGTACCTCGCGGCCGTCGGACTCCTGATCGGCTACTTCGTCGCCGTCGAGTTCGAGCCGTCGAACCCGCACGTCGCGGCGCTGGCCGATCCGTTCGGGGGAAACGCCCTGAACAACCTCACGCGCTACTGGACCACGGTGGAGCGGAACGCGCGCCTGGTGGGATTCCCGGAGATCCTGCTCTGGAACCGGCTGGTCTGGCTCGGCGTGGCGGCGGGCGTGCTCGGCCTGCTCCACCTCCGGTTCCGGTTCGCGCACCCGGGGGGCGGCGGGGGGCGGAAGGAGGTGCCCCGGGACGCGGCGGACCGCGCGGACGCCGGGATCGTGCGGGACGCGCCGGTGGTGGTGCCGTCCGCGCGGCGGGAATTCGGCCTCCGGACGCAGCTTCGGCAGACGCTCGCGATCGCCGGGTACTCGCTGCGGCAGATCGTGGGGAGCCGCTCCTTCGTCGTGATCCTCGCGGGCGCGCTGTTCATCGTCTTCACCTTCGGCTGGGACGTGGGGGCCGAGGTCTTCGGCACCTCGAGCTGGCCCGTCACCCACCTCATCGCCGGAACCGTCCTGAGCGGCCCGATCTCGACCATAATCGCCGTCCTGATCGCCGTATTCGCGGGGGAGCTGGTCTGGAGGGAGCGGGACGTGGGGATGAGCGACATCGCCGACGGCGCCCCGGTCCCGGACTGGGTGTCGCTGGCGGGCCGGTTCCTGGCGCTCGCGGGGATGCTCGTGCTGCTGCAGGCCGTGCTGATGGCGGCGGGCGTGACGCTCCAGGCGCTCCAGGGCTACACCCGCTTCGAGCTCGGGCTCTACGTGCGCATCCTCTTCGGGCTGATGCTCGCGAACTACCTGATCTTCGCCGCGCTGGCGATGGCGGTGCACGTGGTGGTCGACCACAAGTACGCGGGCCACCTCATCGTCGTCCTCTTCTACGTCTTCACGATGTTCGCCGACCGGTTCGGCATCCGGCACAACCTCCTGGTCTACGGCTCCGATCCGGGCTGGGTCTATTCGGACATGAACGGCTTCGGCCCTTTCGTCGCGCCCTTCGTGTGGTTCAAGCTCTACTGGGCGGGGTGGGCGCTGCTGCTGGCGCTGGTGGCGAAGCTGTTCTGGCTGCGGGGGAGGGAGGCCGGCGCGCGCCGGCGGATCGGCCTCGCTCGCGCGCGCTTCACGGGCACGGCGGTGGGCGCGGCGGCTTTCGCGGCGATGCTGATCCTCACGCTCGGCGGCTTCATCTTCTACAACACCAACGTCCTGAACGACTATCGCACGCCCTTCGAGTCGGCCGCGCTGCGGGCCGAGTACGAGCGGCGCTACAAGCGGTTCGAGGACGCGCCGCAGCCGATCGTGACCGCTGCCGAGCTGCGCGTGGAGATCCGGCCCGGCGAGGGCGCCGTGGACCTGCGCGGCACGTACCACCTCCTGAACCGGACGGCGGCGCCGATCGACTCCGTCCACGTGATCGTCCACCCGGAGATCCGGACCCGCTCCCTGGCCTTCGACCGGCCCGCGGAGCGGGTGCTCCTGGACGCCGAGCTCCACTACCGGATCTACGTCCTGGAGCGGGCGCTCCAGCCGGGCGACTCGCTCCGGCTGACCTTCGACCTGGCCTTCAGCCCGCGCGGCTTCCCGAACACGGGGATCCCGACCGCGGTGGTGGGGAACGGCGCGTACTTCGACCGGCGCTGGCTGCCCGGGATCGGCTACCAGCGAGGCCTGGAGCTCAGCGGAGAGCGGGAGCGGCGCGAGCACGGTCTCCCCCCGCACCCGCCCGTGGCATCCGCGGACGACGAAGACGCGCGCCGGACCCGGTACGAGCTGCGCGACGCGGACCTCGTCAGCGTCGACGCGGTCGTCGGCACGGACGCGGACCAGGTCGCGATCACCCCCGGTGCGCTGGTCCGCGAGTGGCGGGAGGACGGCCGCCGCTACTTCCACTACCGGACGGAGGCGCCCCTGCCCTTCGCGGCGCCGTTCCTCTCCGCGCGGTACGAGGTGCTCGAGGACTGCTGGAGGGACGTCGTCCTCCAGGTCTTCTACCACCCGGGGCACGACTTCAACCTGGACCGCATGGTCCGGAGCATGAAGGCGTCGCTGAGCTACTTCACCGAGCACTTCGGCCCCTACCAGTTCGGCCGGCTTCGCATCGTGGAGTTCCCGCGCTACGCCAGCTTCGCGCGGGCGCACCCGCACACCATCGCCTTCTCCGAGGGGAGCGCCTTCCTCACGCGCGTGGACAGCGGCAACGTGGACCGCACCTTCTTCGTGACCGCCCACGAGACGGCGCACCAGTGGTGGGGCGGGCAGGTGATGGGCGCCCGGGTGCGGGGGGCGTCGCTCCTCACGGAGACGCTCGCGCAGTACAGCGCGATGATGGTCATGGAGAAGACGTACGGCCCCGAGCAGGTCCGGCGGTTCTACGACTACGAGATGGACCGCTACCTCCGCGGCCGGAGCGTCTTCTCGAACCGGGAGGTGCCCCTGCTGGAGGTGGAGGGGCAGAGCTACCTCTACTACCACAAGGGCGCGGTGGCCATGTACACCCTGCGCGAGCGCCTCGGCGAGGAGCGGGTGAACACCGCCCTGCGACGCTTCCTCGAGAAGCACCGCGGCGGACTCCCGCCGTACCCCACCTCACTCGACCTGTACGCGGAGCTGCGTGCCGTCACCCCCGACACGCTTCACCCCCTGCTGAGGGACCTCTTCGAGGAGATCACGCTCTGGAACGTGCGGGCGGAGCGGGCGCGTGTGCAGCCCGCCGGAACCGGGGAGTACCGGGTGACGCTCGCGGTCGAGGCGCGGAAGGTGCGGGCCGACAGCATCGGAAACGAGACGGAGGTGCCGATGGACGACCTCGTCGAGGTCGGCGTCTTCGCGCCCGCCGGAACCGGGGAAGGCAGGGGCGAGCCGCTCTACCTGCGCAGGCACCGCATCCGGAGCGGGCGGCAGACGATCACGGTGACCGTTCCGCGCCGGCCGGCGTGGGCGGGGATCGACCCCGACGGCAAGCTGATCCAGCGGGAGACGGACGACAACCTCGTGGCGGTGGAGCCGCCGCCTCGGTAG
- a CDS encoding catalase, whose amino-acid sequence MDERNDTSQQDRTLTTRQGHPVADNQSQRTVGSRGPATLENYHFLEKISHFDRERIPERVVHARGFVAYGVFEATGKIGDEPASKYTRAKLFQEAGKKTDLAIRFSTVIGGRDSSEVARDPRGFAVKFYTEDGNWDLVGNNLAVFFIRDAVKFPDVIHSLKPDPVTFRQEPNRIFDFMSQTPESMHMLTHLFSPRGIPASYRHMEGFGVNTYKMVNAAGETVLVKYHFHPRQGIASLTAEEAAKVQGQDLGSASRDLYEAIERGEYPQWDMYVQLMEDHDHPELDWDPLDDTKIWPEDQFPLRHVGVMTLNRNVKDFHNENEQIAMGTGVLVDGLDFSDDKMLVGRTFSYSDTQRYRVGPNYLQLPVNQPKNARQHTNQSGGQMSFYRDAAPGQNPHVNYEPSIHGGLHEAERKPSHPPEIRGQLTQSVIERRNDYVQARGRYNTMMEWERDDLVKNLGDLLGQCERDVQERMVWHLLLVHDDYGTRVGEAIGLSADDVRHLEPLPGQVLTDEDQRRLRSLGNNGDAIDPTVWGTWTSSVKNYRASAEEVLGGMRMPVTDGQESAEEEELAGAGSAPNPVR is encoded by the coding sequence ATGGACGAGAGGAACGACACCAGCCAGCAGGACCGTACGCTCACCACACGGCAGGGCCACCCGGTCGCCGACAACCAGTCGCAGCGCACGGTCGGGAGCCGTGGGCCGGCCACGCTGGAGAACTACCACTTCCTGGAAAAGATCAGCCACTTCGACCGCGAGCGCATCCCCGAGCGCGTGGTGCACGCGCGCGGCTTCGTGGCGTACGGAGTGTTCGAGGCCACGGGGAAGATCGGCGACGAGCCGGCGTCGAAGTACACCCGCGCGAAGCTGTTCCAGGAGGCGGGGAAGAAAACGGATCTGGCGATCCGCTTCTCCACCGTCATCGGCGGGCGCGACTCGTCCGAGGTGGCGCGCGACCCGCGCGGCTTCGCCGTGAAGTTCTACACCGAGGACGGCAACTGGGACCTGGTGGGGAACAACCTGGCCGTCTTCTTCATCCGCGACGCCGTCAAGTTCCCCGACGTCATCCACTCGCTGAAGCCGGACCCGGTGACGTTCCGCCAGGAGCCCAACCGCATCTTCGACTTCATGAGCCAGACGCCGGAGTCCATGCACATGCTGACGCACCTGTTCAGCCCGCGCGGGATCCCGGCCAGCTACCGGCACATGGAGGGGTTCGGCGTCAACACCTACAAGATGGTGAACGCCGCGGGCGAGACGGTGCTGGTGAAGTACCACTTCCACCCGCGCCAGGGGATCGCCAGCCTCACGGCCGAGGAAGCCGCCAAGGTGCAGGGGCAGGACCTGGGCTCCGCCTCCAGGGACCTGTACGAGGCCATCGAGCGCGGCGAGTACCCTCAGTGGGACATGTACGTGCAGCTCATGGAGGACCACGACCACCCGGAGCTGGACTGGGACCCGCTGGACGACACCAAGATCTGGCCGGAGGACCAGTTCCCGCTGCGGCACGTGGGCGTGATGACGCTGAACCGCAACGTGAAGGACTTCCACAACGAGAACGAGCAGATCGCCATGGGCACCGGCGTGCTCGTGGACGGGCTGGACTTCTCGGACGACAAGATGCTGGTGGGCCGCACCTTCTCGTACTCCGACACGCAGCGCTACCGGGTGGGCCCCAACTACCTGCAGCTCCCGGTGAACCAGCCCAAGAACGCGCGCCAGCACACCAACCAGTCGGGCGGCCAGATGTCGTTCTACCGCGACGCGGCCCCCGGGCAGAACCCGCACGTCAACTACGAGCCGTCCATCCACGGCGGGCTGCACGAGGCCGAGCGGAAGCCCAGCCACCCGCCCGAAATCCGCGGGCAGCTCACCCAGAGCGTCATCGAGCGCCGCAACGACTACGTCCAGGCGCGCGGGCGGTACAACACCATGATGGAGTGGGAGCGCGACGACCTGGTGAAGAACCTGGGCGACCTGCTGGGCCAGTGCGAGCGCGACGTGCAGGAGCGCATGGTGTGGCACCTCCTCCTGGTGCACGACGACTACGGCACCCGCGTGGGCGAGGCCATCGGCCTCTCGGCGGACGATGTGCGCCACCTGGAGCCGCTCCCCGGCCAGGTGCTCACCGACGAGGACCAGCGCCGCCTCCGGAGCCTGGGGAACAACGGCGACGCGATCGACCCCACGGTCTGGGGGACGTGGACCAGCTCGGTGAAGAACTACCGGGCCTCCGCCGAGGAGGTGCTGGGCGGGATGCGGATGCCGGTCACCGACGGGCAGGAGAGCGCCGAGGAGGAGGAGCTCGCCGGGGCCGGGAGCGCGCCGAACCCGGTCCGGTAG
- a CDS encoding LytTR family DNA-binding domain-containing protein: MRITTLIVDDEPLARARIRGLLAQEKDFELVGEARDGAEAIEAVRELRPDLVFLDIQMPQVDGFGVVQAIGPANMPLTIFVTAFDEFALRAFEAHALDYLLKPFAVERFAGTLERVRQARGRELDTRLQERLEGLLESLGESSKYLERFVVRSGPKLRFVFPDEVDWMSADGNYVRLHSGGTSSLIRESMGKLETRLDPRKFVRIHRSTIVNVERIRELESVFQGEYLVVLQDGTRLSSSRAYRGRLESAMSIG, translated from the coding sequence ATGCGCATAACGACGCTGATCGTGGACGACGAGCCGCTGGCACGCGCGCGCATCCGGGGCCTTCTCGCCCAGGAGAAGGACTTCGAGCTCGTCGGCGAGGCCCGGGACGGCGCGGAGGCGATCGAGGCGGTCCGGGAGCTGCGGCCCGACCTGGTCTTCCTGGACATCCAGATGCCGCAGGTGGACGGATTCGGGGTCGTGCAGGCGATCGGGCCCGCGAACATGCCGCTCACCATCTTCGTGACCGCCTTCGACGAGTTCGCGCTCCGCGCCTTCGAGGCGCACGCGCTCGACTACCTCCTGAAGCCCTTCGCGGTGGAGCGGTTCGCGGGGACCCTGGAGCGGGTGCGCCAGGCCCGCGGCAGGGAGCTGGACACCAGGCTCCAGGAGCGGCTCGAAGGCCTCCTCGAGAGCCTGGGCGAGAGCTCGAAGTACCTGGAGCGCTTCGTCGTCCGGTCCGGGCCGAAGCTTCGCTTCGTCTTCCCGGACGAGGTCGACTGGATGAGCGCGGACGGCAACTACGTGCGCCTGCACTCCGGCGGGACCTCCTCCCTGATCCGCGAGAGCATGGGGAAGCTGGAGACGCGGCTCGACCCCCGGAAGTTCGTCCGCATCCACCGCTCGACGATCGTGAACGTCGAGCGGATCCGGGAGCTGGAGTCCGTGTTCCAGGGTGAGTACCTGGTCGTCCTGCAGGACGGAACCAGGCTGAGCTCGAGCCGGGCATACCGCGGCCGGCTCGAGTCGGCCATGAGCATCGGGTAG
- a CDS encoding histidine kinase, producing MMRTQTWKLWHVILGGWTLGGVLLSLQYYSAGVSMGIPHPLPVPVLAGFTEAYLWAGVTFGALWVSRRFPLVPGRWMVSIPVHAGAGLVLLAARIFVGLHLLSLFLPAELPSFTEALVRLPEYFIRYWLLLGAVHAVEYARRSQEREVAAANLRTELATAQLQVLKGQLHPHFLFNSLHAVSALMYSDVREADRMLSRIAEVLRRSLQSADVQEVTLGEELEFLGPYLEIEQTRFQDRLCVEVDVDPELRQALVPHMLLQPLVENSLRHGIAPRRGGGSLRIAARSRDRRLLLEVADDGPGFSGDTPAKGGGIGLSNTRARLAHLYGPDHRFEVHGDGPGFVVRIEIPLRRAILSSTTAPGVCA from the coding sequence ATGATGCGGACGCAGACCTGGAAGCTCTGGCACGTCATTCTCGGGGGGTGGACGCTCGGCGGCGTCCTCCTCTCGCTGCAGTACTATTCCGCGGGGGTGTCCATGGGCATCCCGCACCCGCTGCCGGTGCCCGTCCTCGCGGGCTTCACGGAAGCGTACCTGTGGGCGGGAGTGACCTTCGGGGCCCTCTGGGTGAGCCGGCGCTTCCCCCTGGTGCCGGGCCGCTGGATGGTCAGCATCCCGGTCCACGCCGGTGCGGGTCTCGTCCTGCTGGCCGCGAGGATCTTCGTCGGCCTCCACCTGCTCTCCCTGTTCCTCCCGGCGGAGCTGCCGTCGTTCACGGAGGCGCTGGTCAGACTCCCCGAGTACTTCATCCGCTACTGGCTCCTCCTGGGGGCCGTCCATGCCGTCGAGTACGCCCGCCGCTCGCAGGAGCGGGAGGTCGCCGCCGCGAACCTGAGGACGGAGCTGGCCACGGCGCAGCTGCAGGTGCTCAAGGGGCAGCTCCATCCCCACTTCCTGTTCAACTCGCTGCACGCCGTCTCCGCGCTCATGTATTCGGACGTCAGGGAGGCCGACCGGATGCTCTCCCGGATCGCGGAGGTGCTCCGCCGGAGCCTGCAGAGCGCGGACGTGCAGGAGGTCACCCTCGGTGAGGAGCTGGAGTTTCTCGGCCCCTACCTGGAGATCGAGCAGACCCGGTTCCAGGACCGGCTCTGCGTGGAGGTCGACGTGGATCCGGAGTTGAGGCAGGCGCTCGTCCCGCACATGCTCCTGCAGCCCCTGGTCGAGAACTCCCTCCGCCACGGGATCGCGCCCCGGCGAGGCGGAGGGTCGCTGCGGATCGCGGCCCGGAGCCGCGACCGCCGGCTCCTCCTGGAGGTGGCCGACGACGGCCCGGGATTTTCGGGCGACACGCCGGCGAAGGGCGGGGGGATCGGGCTCTCCAACACGCGGGCCCGGCTCGCGCACCTGTACGGGCCGGACCACCGGTTCGAGGTCCACGGCGACGGGCCGGGGTTCGTGGTGAGGATCGAGATCCCCCTCCGGCGCGCAATTCTAAGCTCCACCACCGCACCTGGCGTATGCGCATAA